A genomic window from Populus nigra chromosome 7, ddPopNigr1.1, whole genome shotgun sequence includes:
- the LOC133698162 gene encoding uncharacterized protein LOC133698162, protein MAKPISSATTSLFQTLKRYLKKPWEITGPCASPEYKSALPMATEYRPECPATTKVKPVVPTSNPETVYDIKYFVRDQRRDRPPIQRTVLKKSDVVNLMKEKQSFDVTEFPIPYLTAKVEEDDNAYGGGYETGFK, encoded by the coding sequence ATGGCGAAACCAATCTCTAGCGCTACCACATCACTCTTCCAGACCCTAAAACGATACCTCAAAAAGCCATGGGAAATAACCGGGCCATGTGCCAGCCCGGAATACAAATCCGCTTTACCCATGGCCACTGAGTACCGTCCCGAATGTCCTGCCACCACTAAAGTCAAGCCTGTGGTGCCCACTTCAAACCCAGAAACTGTCTACGACATCAAGTACTTTGTCCGTGATCAGCGCCGCGACAGGCCTCCCATTCAACGCACCGTCTTGAAGAAATCTGATGTGGTCAACTTGATGAAGGAGAAACAGAGCTTTGATGTCACTGAATTTCCTATCCCTTACTTGACTGCTAAAGTTGAAGAGGATGATAATGCGTATGGTGGAGGCTATGAAACAGGATTCAAGTAA